One window of Scheffersomyces stipitis CBS 6054 chromosome 1, whole genome shotgun sequence genomic DNA carries:
- a CDS encoding predicted protein: MICIECANTNIDCLFSRYKSEYIKLTICPGCGKIADKYIEYDYVILFIDILLLKKQAYRHLAFNVTELELLKDTQVRPNHKSNADSNVSVVLQCFQFLSRYRSLFRMMFLIILIEVYLMWAFEEKKTHNSISMRFVLNQDTSFQYSYFMAKSVVEQLSLNIMIQILFRYVFGWGKIENKNIGKEYQYGYWTTVLLIGVLVPSSIRLFPILMLIWPYDTATISTTLINIISSINNIEALRVVTDYKYHTIVFILSVSVLFQLSFSKLFMSIILHHYSAIGLNDIFRSEYEEILQQVRDYKSWVRAVQESISS, from the coding sequence ATGATATGTATAGAATGTGCCAATACCAACATCGATTGTCTCTTCTCGCGATATAAGAGCGAATATATCAAGCTTACGATCTGTCCTGGTTGCGGAAAAATCGCCGATAAATACATCGAATACGACTATGTCATACTCTTCATCGATATTCTTTTGCTCAAGAAACAGGCGTATCGCCATTTGGCTTTCAATGTCACAGAATTAGAGCTTCTCAAGGATACTCAAGTGCGGCCAAATCACAAGAGCAATGCTGATTCGAATGTATCTGTGGTACTCCAATGTTTCCAGTTCTTGTCTCGATACAGAAGCCTATTCAGAATGATGTTCTTAATTATACTCATCGAAGTCTACCTAATGTGGGCatttgaagagaaaaagactCATAATTCCATCAGCATGAGGTTCGTCCTTAACCAGGATACCCTGTTTCAGTATCTGTACTTCATGGCAAAGCTGGTGGTGGAACAGCTTCTGCTCAACATCATGATTCAGATTCTCTTTAGATATGTCTTTGGATGGggaaaaattgaaaacaaaaatatAGGGAAAGAATACCAATACGGGTACTGGACCACAGTTTTACTAATTGGTGTTCTTGTTCCAAGCTCCATACGACTCTTTCCCATATTGATGTTGATATGGCCTTACGACACAGCAACCATATCTACAACACTTATTAATATCATTTCttccatcaacaatatcGAAGCCCTTCGAGTTGTCACCGATTACAAATATCACACTATTGTATTCATTCTATCAGTATCGGTATTATTCCAGTTGTCTTTCTCTAAGTTGTTCATGAGTATCATTTTACACCACTATTCCGCCATTGGCTTGAATGACATTTTCAGAAGCGAATACGAGGAGATACTACAGCAAGTACGGGACTACAAACTGTGGGTACGAGCAGTTCAAGAAAGCATCCTGTCATAG
- a CDS encoding predicted protein, producing the protein MFSFIVTELWGDISIANNTLPNDGTRYKPSSTRVARYQIMIATVLGLFAFFSFCVLRVKYPKIYVANFNHYNSNNLHSSSRQNLPRLPAKSLFGWVPILYKINETQILDNAGLDAVVFLGFFKMCIKCLAACFIFAVAVISPVRYFYTGKVDQDYPDDDDDDDDDPTTLVKRMSKIAVTALVSEEGNYQKFLWLYTIFTYVFTFTIVYFLFQQTSKIINMRQSYLGKQNSITDRTVKISGIPPILRDEIDLKRHIEKLGIGEVDSIIIVKEWNNLNALFKLRKRVLRNLEVFWVEYFNTNGIRNKNDLLSSSLHPQIRDSINLEASQSYRDTPENGETISEQHDNENDDTQSVRSSLMEQISELIEQDFGEDSVGHLPLLSDEVQNRPKTRKGLFGIFGKEVDAITYWSEQLEIVDKEIVKARTREYPATSSAFLTMKSVAQAQMLAQAVLDPKINHLITTLAPAPHDIIWNNLCLTRRERNMRIFMVTLFIGLVSVLMVYPVRYLANFLNINTISRVLPRLGEFLKANRWAETLVTGILPPYIFTIMNVIIPFFYIWISSKQGFTSHSDEELSSVSKNFFYIFVNLFLVFTLFGTASLSDTTKIAYELAQSLRDLSLFYVDLIILQGLGMFPFKLLLLGNLIRFPIESLFWCKTPRDYLQLYKPPVFNFGLHLPQPILILIITIVYSVMSTKILTAGLLYFLIGYFVYKYQLLYACIHPPHSTGKVWPLVFRRVILGLLIFQLTMVGTLALQEAYLCASFLAPLPAITVFFLWSFQNSYIPLSMFIALRAIENNQLGTHDDEEAYFATVGSTSTEEDVNSKTVDERRELNTTYEYPNLLDNLDGPLIAIDRNEVLIVNSEGVTVRKAQSFDEWDWSI; encoded by the coding sequence ATGTTTCTGTTCATTGTAACTGAACTTTGGGGGGATATCTCCATAGCCAACAATACGCTTCCCAATGATGGAACGCGATACAAACCTTCGTCTACAAGGGTGGCACGATATCAAATCATGATAGCCACTGTGTTGGGATTGTTTGCCTTCTTTAGTTTCTGTGTTTTAAGAGTGAAATATCCAAAGATATATGTGGCGAACTTCAACCATtacaattccaacaatttacattcttcttcaaggcaGAATCTTCCGAGACTTCCCGCGAAGTCACTTTTTGGTTGGGTGCCTATTTTGTACAAAATTAACGAGACTCAGATTCTCGACAATGCGGGTTTAGACGCTGTGGTCTTCCTCggcttcttcaagatgtgTATCAAGTGTCTTGCTGCCTGTTTCATCTTTGCTGTAGCAGTGATATCCCCAGTGCGATACTTCTACACTGGAAAGGTAGACCAAGATTATCcagacgacgacgacgatgacgacgatgacCCTACAACCCTTGTAAAGCGAATGAGCAAAATTGCAGTGACTGCCCTTGTTTCCGAGGAAGGAAACTACCAGAAGTTCTTGTGGTTGTACACTATATTCACGTATGTGTTCACATTTACAATTGTATATTTTTTATTTCAGCAAACCTCCAAGATTATCAATATGCGGCAATCGTATTTGGGTAAACAGAACTCGATTACTGATAGAACAGTGAAAATCTCTGGCATACCACCGATACTCCGAGACGAAATCGATTTGAAGAGACATATCGAAAAACTCGGAATCGGCGAAGTAGACTCTATAATTATCGTCAAGGAAtggaacaacttgaacgcACTTTTCAAGCTCAGAAAGAGAGTGTTAAGAAACTTGGAAGTCTTCTGGGTGGAGTACTTTAACACAAATGGCATCAGGAACAAGAACGACTTGCTCTCATCAAGTCTCCACCCTCAAATACGAGATCTGATTAACCTAGAGGCGAGCCAATCATATAGAGACACACCCGAAAATGGTGAAACTATATCAGAACAACATGACAATGAGAATGATGATACACAGTCAGTACGTTCTTCTTTAATGGAGCAAATTTCAGAACTAATTGAGCAGGATTTCGGCGAAGATTCTGTTGGCCATCTTCCTTTACTTAGCGACGAAGTACAAAACAGaccaaagacaagaaaggGGCTATTTGGCATCTTTGGAAAGGAAGTGGACGCTATAACTTACTGGAGTGAACAGttggaaattgtagataaaGAGATCGTAAAGGCTAGAACAAGAGAGTATCCTGCCACTTCTAGTGCTTTTTTGACGATGAAGTCTGTAGCTCAGGCCCAGATGCTAGCGCAGGCCGTCCTTGATCCAAAAATAAACCATCTCATAACCACTCTTGCACCTGCTCCGCACGATATCATATGGAACAATCTTTGTttaacaagaagagaaagaaatatGCGAATTTTTATGGTCACCTTATTCATTGGACTTGTGAGTGTATTGATGGTTTATCCTGTTAGATACTTggccaatttcttgaacatcAACACGATTTCTAGAGTACTTCCCAGGTTGGGAGAGTTCTTAAAGGCTAACCGTTGGGCAGAGACCTTGGTCACTGGGATCCTTCCACCATATATCTTCACCATTATGAATGTGATTATACCGTTTTTCTACATCTGGATATCACTGAAACAAGGGTTTACTTCTCATAGTGATGAAGAGTTATCTTCGGTATCtaagaacttcttctatataTTTGTAAACTTATTCTTGGTTTTCACTTTGTTTGGTACTGCTTCACTTAGCGATACTACCAAGATAGCATATGAGTTGGCCCAATCATTAAGGGACCTCTCTTTGTTTTATGTCGATTTGATCATATTACAGGGTTTGGGCATGTTTCCATTCAAGCTTCTCCTACTTGGTAACTTAATCAGATTCCCCATAGAATCCTTATTTTGGTGCAAAACCCCGAGGGACTACCTCCAGTTGTATAAGCCACCAGTATTCAACTTCGGCTTGCACTTACCACAGCCCATCCTTATTTTGATCATAACGATCGTTTATTCGGTGATGTCAACTAAAATCCTTACTGCTGGGTTGCTTTACTTCCTCATTGGCTATTTTGTATACAAATACCAATTGCTCTATGCATGTATTCATCCACCCCATTCAACAGGCAAGGTGTGGCCTCTTGTCTTCAGAAGGGTGATTCTTGGTCTATTGATTTTCCAATTGACTATGGTTGGTACGCTAGCTCTCCAAGAAGCCTATTTATGTGCTTCATTTTTGGCTCCATTACCAGCCATCACGgtctttttcttgtggAGCTTTCAAAACAGCTATATACCGTTGTCAATGTTCATTGCCTTACGAGCAATAGAAAATAACCAACTTGGAACTCatgacgacgaagaagcaTATTTTGCTACTGTAGGTTCTActtctacagaagaagatgtcaacAGTAAGACCGTTGATGAGAGACGCGAATTGAACACAACCTACGAATACcccaacttgttggacaaTCTCGACGGTCCCCTTATAGCCATAGATAGAAACGAGGTCTTAATAGTTAATAGTGAAGGTGTTACGGTGAGAAAGGCTCAGAGTTTCGACGAATGGGACTGGAGTATATAG
- a CDS encoding predicted protein, with translation MHKPTNKRSNFQFTYDADNYLLDLVFNYREDIFTRGNTIRTWEQVLLKFNQRFQTNIVQSRTINNRFKILRKNLENKLLSEQHPITELNLNENEKLLVSLNEYISRRKRYSLPSDSDSGSVSKKQKKMPENDSQNLVDERPDSAFASPTNTTMHSEITSMSPKMSSTLSTTATGKSTDFISSGTPKFTEAGPRVLFSNPDPHGHIQEVQQAVMSGPGQVTGPLASVASYTMSTPQLQPGLPDSSLIVSPHSSVMMAQQATQPAPQQTGQQPGQQQQRQPQQQPGAMQRSLSSSRISSSSTIQFPVASPLSVQYLGVRSIESLTGASEDRKQQQQQQQQQQQQQQQSSMIEPGPRKRIRSYPKSLSQLANNQELLEQYLIAQNEHNLQINELRRELRDFKDEVNFKMKNLLTAIEHQSTSVSIKMNNLFELMMTRKENDVKLDRIAKALELDAMSEFTQQPQAEQPQGPLQHSEHHQRTEYDDDTE, from the coding sequence ATGCACAAACCCACCAACAAACGAAGCAACTTCCAGTTCACATACGATGCCGACAACTACCTACTCGATCTCGTGTTTAACTATAGGGAAGACATATTCACCCGCGGAAACACCATCCGAACCTGGGAACAGGTGCTACTCAAATTTAACCAACGGTTTCAGACAAATATCGTGCAAAGCCGGACCATCAATAACCGATTTAAAATTCTCCGTAAAAACCTTGAGAATAAATTGCTCAGCGAACAGCATCCAATAACCGAGCTAAACCTTaatgaaaacgaaaaatTGCTAGTCAGTCTAAATGAGTATATAAGTCGACGTAAACGATATTCACTTCCTCTGGATTCGGATTCTGGAAGCGTTCTGAAAAAGCAGAAAAAGATGCCGGAAAACGATTCCCAGAATCTTGTGGATGAAAGACCTGACAGCGCATTTGCCTCTCCGACCAACACGACTATGCACTCAGAGATTACTTCAATGTCACCTAAGATGTCCTCTACGTTGTCCACAACGGCGACAGGAAAGTCTACAGATTTCATACTGTCTGGCACACCAAAGTTCACCGAGGCAGGCCCTCGGGTCCTTTTCTCGAATCCAGACCCTCATGGCCACATACAAGAAGTCCAGCAAGCAGTAATGTCTGGACCTGGTCAAGTAACGGGTCCCTTAGCCTCCGTGGCCCTGTATACTATGAGCACTCCTCAGTTGCAACCGGGATTACCAGACCTGAGTCTAATAGTATCACCACACTCTCTGGTAATGATGGCTCAACAGGCAACACAACCGGCTCCCCAGCAAACAGGACAGCAACCAGgacagcagcagcaacgACAACCCCAGCAACAGCCTGGTGCTATGCAACgtctgctttcttcttcgcGAATACTGTCCTCTTCCACCATCCAGTTCCCCGTTGCTTCTCCTCTCTCCGTACAATATCTAGGCGTGCGATCCATAGAAAGCCTCACTGGAGCTTCTGAAGATCGaaaacagcaacagcaacaacagcagcaacagcagcaacagcaacaacaatctAGCATGATTGAGCCTGGACCTCGGAAAAGGATAAGGAGTTACCCGAAGTCGTTGAGTCAGCTCGCAAATAACCAAGAGTTACTAGAGCAGTATCTAATAGCGCAGAATGAACACAACTTGCAGATCAACGAGCTTCGAAGAGAGTTACGGGACTTCAAGGACGAggtcaacttcaaaatgaaaaactTGCTAACTGCAATCGAGCACCAATCCACCTCAGTGTCCATCAAgatgaacaacttgttTGAACTCATGATGACCAGAAAGGAGAACGACGTCAAGCTCGATCGCATAGCTAAGGCACTAGAACTTGATGCCATGTCAGAATTCACTCAGCAACCACAGGCAGAACAACCACAGGGTCCCCTTCAACACTCTGAACATCACCAACGGACAGAATACGATGACGATACAGAATGA
- a CDS encoding USO2 intracellular protein-like protein transport yields MDSYLYTKRFIDQQVKILNQPLVIDDRLRALIAQLQSEYGPDSISESQLQKVLQKTNARIRRHNAAAFSAQVTNQIVQQVLKLESYKLAIVNEQLAKIRYILRPLLLPDFNSVSNDDPKTRLRQFELLIKELPESQYLIVDDSPMNKNEQRLFVSSDEESDSEDEDDNLLVEDDAARVEEPVSSQRLRSHYTKKLKEEVNRQIQRDQTIDQLLAKYDELRLALVDEHSKLSYLFEKIQYLKSLKNEIQNTLGISLPGENNKKVDHEIYDSDEEEDEVVGGVSQLQSNLVTNDHNSSARGLLSEINRFRVLVEKLSYKISSSDIGTRELREELAKLSKGSSV; encoded by the coding sequence ATGGACTCGTATCTCTACACGAAACGGTTCATTGACCAGCAGGTCAAGATCCTTAACCAGCCGCTTGTGATAGACGATCGGCTTCGTGCGTTAATAGCACAATTGCAACTGGAGTATGGCCCCGATTCCATTTCAGAATCTCAGCTCCAGAAAGTGCTCCAGAAAACGAATGCCAGAATACGAAGACACAATGCGGCAGCGTTCCTGGCACAGGTCACGAACCAGATTGTCCAGCAagtcttgaagttggagcTGTACAAGTTAGCCATAGTAAACGAACAACTAGCCAAGATCAGATACATTTTGCGGCCGTTGCTTCTTCCTGACTTTAATCTGGTTTCGAACGACGATCCCAAGACCAGGCTCAGACAGTTcgagttgttgatcaaggaGTTACCAGAGAGTCAGTACTTGATCGTTGACGATAGCCCgatgaacaagaatgaGCAGCGCCTATTTGTTTCTTCGGATGAAGAATCGGATAgtgaagacgaagacgataATCTACTTGTAGAAGACGACGCAGCCAGAGTAGAGGAGCCGGTCTCATCACAAAGACTACGTAGTCACTATACaaaaaagttgaaggaagaagtaAATCGCCAGATACAGCGAGATCAAACGATTGACCAGTTGCTTGCCAAATACGACGAGCTCAGACTAGCTCTTGTAGACGAACACAGCAAGCTTCTGTAtctttttgaaaagatccagTACTTAAAAAGTCTCAAAAATGAGATCCAGAATACCTTGGGAATAAGTCTACCGGGAgagaacaacaagaaagtaGACCATGAGATATACGATagtgacgaagaagaggatgaagTAGTTGGTGGAGTTTCACAGCTCCAGTCTAACCTCGTTACAAATGACCACAACTCTAGTGCAAGGGGACTATTGAGTGAAATCAACCGATTCCGGGTTTTGGTGGAAAAACTCTCATACAAGATCTCGAGCTCAGATATAGGCACCCGTGAGTTGCGGGAAGAGTTGGCGAAGCTCAGTAAGGGTTCTTCAGTATAG
- a CDS encoding 60S acidic ribosomal protein P2 yields MKYLAAYLLLVQGGNASPSAADVSALLETVGVEAEESRVASLLAELEGKDVNELIALGNTKLASVPSGGAAVASSGAAASSGAAVEEAEEEKAEEAKEESDDDMGFGLFD; encoded by the coding sequence ATGAAGTACTTAGCCGCTTACTTGTTGTTGGTCCAAGGTGGTAACGCCTCTCCATCTGCTGCTGACGTTTCTGCTCTTTTGGAAACCGTCGGTGTCGAAGCTGAAGAATCCAGAGTCGCCTCTTTGTTGGCTGAATTGGAAGGTAAGGACGTCAACGAATTGATTGCCCTCGGTAACACCAAGTTGGCCTCTGTTCCATCCGGTGGTGCTGCTGTTGCCTCCTCTGGTGCTGCTGCCTCTTCTGgtgctgctgttgaagaagccgaagaagaaaaggctGAAGAAGCTAAGGAAGAATCCGACGACGACATGGGTTTCGGTTTGTTCGATTAA